A portion of the Corticium candelabrum chromosome 5, ooCorCand1.1, whole genome shotgun sequence genome contains these proteins:
- the LOC134179668 gene encoding uncharacterized protein LOC134179668, producing the protein MVRCAVCLLVCFYCVVSPTGHSEKDASVDWAGGLTRHVKVYKEGDTMYFECNADDKAVIGRIRWQKYGKGVWRQVARNNQLQSSPTSIYLALTNTTVNDSGRYRCADRKKVVYAALMLKIGHPEPPRNFYVRCYTFICLLRWQIPQYTGHGHSGNVNYILQYKLKNQDPVRRSISSTSTFIHLRKGIKHIYVRVWSNSTAGRSVYPIAYKIVIPPNHPINNDESQSSSADDAVNQKTKLIETQVTPITTLETTSDTSSVPTAMIVIGTAAVICCVPLLLTASLVIKTACTKKRHRL; encoded by the exons ATGGTTCGTTGTGCAGTCTGCCTGCTGGTGTGTTTCTACTGTGTAGTTTCGCCTACCGGACACAGTGAAAAGGATGCCTCGGTAGACTGGGCAGGAG GTCTCACTCGACATGTTAAAGTATACAAAGAAGGAGATACGATGTATTTTGAATGTAATGCTGACGACAAAGCAGTCATTGGCAGAATTCGATGGCAGAAATATGGCAAAGGAGTCTGGAGACAAGTTGCACGCAACAACCAACTCCAGAGCTCACCCACATCAATATACTTGGCACTAACAAATACAACAGTGAACGACAGTGGTCGTTATCGATGTGCAGACAGAAAAAAGGTCGTATATGCTGCACTAATGTTAAAAATAG GACATCCTGAGCCTCCACGAAACTTTTATGTCAGATGCTATACTTTCATTTGTCTACTAAGATGGCAGATCCCACAATACACTGGACATGGACACTCTGGAAATGTCAATTACATACTGCAGTACAAACTAAAAAATCAAGATCCTGTGAGGAGATCAATATCGAGCACGTCGACATTCATTCATCTTCGAAAGGGAATAAAACACATTTATGTACGTGTTTGGTCAAACTCTACAGCTGGTAGAAGTGTCTACCCAATTGCATACAAAATTGTAATTCCACCGAATCATCCGATCAACAACGACGAATCACAAAGCTCATCTGCCGATG ATGCAGTGAACCAGAAGACCAAGCTTATTGAAACTCAAGTCACCCCTATAACTACCTTGGAAACAACATCAGACACTAGCAGTGTGCCTACAGCAATGATTGTAATAGGTACTGCTGCTGTAATATGCTGTGTGCCTCTTCTACTCACAGCATCACTCGTAATCAAGACTGCTTGTACAAAAAAACGTCATCGGCTATAG